A DNA window from Fragaria vesca subsp. vesca linkage group LG3, FraVesHawaii_1.0, whole genome shotgun sequence contains the following coding sequences:
- the LOC101312033 gene encoding TPR repeat-containing thioredoxin TTL1-like has product MSHSGKPISETGGGVDSLSDRLRESLSCEANKPDFRELDLGSPVSPLRTHQSGGLAAAAATSSSSSSSGSVSGRNPVAKRSGSGSGPTTTNKSHSGELSRSSESSPTNSSKPGHRRSNSGSAHPLIYSGQISSSSAVNSSPRSNVLPTGNICPSGKILKAGMVPNRSSRTDVLGSGTGGDLKRVMEPEEVKRAGNEHYRRGNFAEALSLYDRAIALSPANAAYRSNRAAALTGLGRLGEAVRECEEAVKLDPNYGRAHHRLGCLFVRLGQVEDARRHLCFPGLQPDAAELRKLEVVEKHLKKCTDARRVGDWKSVLRENDSAIAAGADFSPQLSMCRAEAHLKLYQIDDAESVVSNIPKLDTYMTSSQSKFFGMLSEAYTYFVLAQIEMAFGRFENAVTAAEKAGKIDPRNLEVASLLQNVRMVVRARARGNDLFKSERFTEACLAYGDGLRLDPSNSVLYCNRAACWFKLGMWEHSIEDCNQALCIKPNYSKALLRRAASNSKLERWVDAVRDYEVLRRELPDDNEVAESLFHAQVALKKSRGEEVHNMKFGGEVEEILGLEQFRAAICLPGVSVVHFKAASDLQCKQISPFVDTLCARYPSINFLKVDIEETPAVANIENVKIVPTFKIYKHGSRVKEMVCPCREMLEHSVRHYSF; this is encoded by the exons ATGTCGCACTCCGGGAAGCCCATTTCGGAGACAGGAGGAGGAGTCGACTCGCTCTCGGATCGCCTCCGTGAGTCACTGAGTTGCGAGGCCAACAAGCCCGATTTCCGAGAACTCGATCTGGGCTCGCCCGTTTCGCCACTCCGGACCCACCAGAGTGGAGGCCTCGCCGCCGCCGCCGCCACAAGCAGCAGCTCCAGTTCGTCCGGATCGGTCTCGGGTCGGAACCCGGTTGCCAAGAGATCCGGTTCCGGTTCGGGGCCCACCACCACCAACAAGAGCCATTCCGGCGAGCTCTCCCGGTCCAGCGAGAGCAGTCCCACGAACAGTTCCAAACCGGGTCATAGGAGATCCAATTCCGGGTCAGCCCACCCGTTAATCTACTCGGGTCAGATCTCCTCCTCCTCCGCCGTCAACTCGTCTCCGAGATCGAATGTTCTCCCCACCGGGAACATCTGCCCGTCCGGGAAGATCCTCAAGGCGGGTATGGTGCCCAATCGGAGCTCCAGAACCGACGTCTTGGGCTCCGGGACGG GCGGAGACTTGAAGAGAGTGATGGAGCCGGAAGAGGTCAAGAGAGCTGGGAATGAGCATTACAGAAGAGGCAATTTTGCGGAGGCTTTGAGCTTGTATGATCGGGCAATCGCTTTGTCTCCGGCCAATGCCGCTTACCGGAGCAACCGTGCTGCGGCATTGACCGGCCTAGGGCGGCTGGGGGAGGCGGTGAGGGAGTGTGAGGAGGCTGTCAAGTTGGATCCCAATTATGGCAGAGCTCACCACCGTTTGGGGTGTTTGTTTGTTAG GTTAGGGCAGGTCGAGGATGCCAGGAGGCATCTATGTTTTCCAGGGCTGCAGCCCGATGCGGCTGAGTTACGGAAATTAGAGGTAGTAGAGAAGCATCTTAAAAAATGCACAGATGCCCGCCGTGTAGGAGATTGGAAAAGTGTATTGAGGGAAAATGATTCTGCCATTGCTGCTGGAGCTGACTTTTCTCCCCAG CTCTCTATGTGTAGAGCGGAAGCACATTTGAAGCTCTACCAAATTGATGATGCTGAATCAGTCGTATCAAACATACCCAAATTAGACACTTATATGACCTCCTCACAATCTAAGTTCTTTGGGATGCTTTCTGAAGCATACACTTACTTTGTCTTGGCCCAAATTGAGATGGCATTTGGAAG GTTTGAGAATGCAGTTACTGCTGCTGAGAAAGCTGGAAAGATTGACCCCCGAAACCTTGAAGTTGCTTCACTGCTTCAAAATGTGAGAATGGTGGTGAGAGCTCGTGCCCGTGGCAATGATCTCTTCAAATCCGAAAGGTTCACTGAAGCATGCTTAGCATATGGAGATGGCCTGAGACTTGATCCTTCAAACTCTGTTCTATATTGCAACAGAGCAGCTTGTTGGTTTAAGCTTGGGATGTGGGAGCATTCCATTGAAGACTGCAATCAGGCCCTATGTATTAAACCGAATTACTCAAAAGCTCTTCTTCGAAGGGCTGCATCAAACAGCAAG CTTGAAAGATGGGTAGATGCTGTTAGAGACTATGAGGTTTTGAGGAGGGAGCTTCCTGATGACAACGAAGTGGCTGAATCATTGTTTCATGCTCAAGTTGCATTGAAAAAATCTCGTGGGGAAGAAGTGCATAATATGAAGTTTGGGGGTGAAGTAGAAGAAATATTGGGTCTTGAGCAGTTCAGAGCTGCAATATGTTTACCAG GTGTCTCCGTGGTCCATTTCAAAGCAGCATCTGATTTGCAATGCAAGCAAATATCACCTTTTGTGGACACGCTCTGTGCCCGCTATCCATCCATAAATTTCCTCAAG GTTGACATTGAAGAAACCCCAGCAGTTGCGAACATTGAAAATGTAAAGATTGTACCAACATTCAAGATATACAAACATGGTAGCCGGGTGAAGGAAATGGTGTGCCCCTGTCGTGAAATGTTAGAACACTCGGTCAGGCATTATAGCTTTTAG